Proteins from a genomic interval of Musa acuminata AAA Group cultivar baxijiao chromosome BXJ1-9, Cavendish_Baxijiao_AAA, whole genome shotgun sequence:
- the LOC135592988 gene encoding glycerophosphodiester phosphodiesterase GDPDL4-like produces MGRSSSGGGISSFFVACLLLQLGLTTAQKWLTLSGNAPAIIAKGGFSGLFADSSYNAYRSVSLFSSSDTTLWCDVRLTKDLVGICLPDIDLNNCTNIQYYYPQGKKSYMVNGVPTSGWFSVDYDKNELAQVIVTQAIYSRTSAFDSSESPILSVDDVKTQIKPGALWLNIQHDIFYRQHNLSMRNYVLSVSKRVIVNYLSSPELAFLSGIAPRFRNTKTKLIFRFLGKDTTDPSTNQTYGLLLNNLTFIKTFASGILVPKNYIWPTKSDNYLLPYTSIVTDAQKAGLEVYAADFANDYPFSYNYSYDPLAECLSFIDNGFFSVDGVVTDFPVTPSVAIGCFSQLNKSSIDHGKPLIISHNGASGDYADCTDLAYQKAVDDGADVIDCPVQVTRDGFLICMSSIDLIEDTTVTNSPFRSQISVVPQIKKTAGIFTFNLTLDEIQKNLKPTISQPESLYGLVRNPLYKNSGSFMRLSDFLLFAKGKPLSGVLISVENAAFMAEQLGFSVVDSVISAVNDAGYNKTALEVMIQSTDSSVLVKFKQLTKYKLVYKIEQHIRDAVASSVEDIKTFANAVALDKESIYPATRLFTTGETDLVSKFHDAGIDVYVYVFQNEFVSQPWDFFSDATVEINAHVLGAGVDGIITDFPETARRYKRNSCRNLGNSMPNYMQAVPAGGLISLMTSDSLPPALAPIPPLDVSDVVEPPLPPATPKAVAPASGGTASPSAKPSSGQRSPASILVPLMMICGFLLLV; encoded by the exons ATGGGGAGGAGCAGCTCTGGAGGGGGCATCTCCTCCTTCTTCGTGGCCTGCCTCTTGTTGCAGTTGGGCCTCACCACCGCTCAAAAATGGCTGACCTTGAGTG GCAATGCCCCTGCAATAATAGCTAAAGGAGGCTTTTCAGGATTGTTTGCTGATTCCAGTTACAATGCCTATAGATCTGTATCATTATTCAGTTCAAGTGATACAACTTTATGGTGTGATGTGCGATTGACAAAAGATCTTGTTGGGATTTGTCTTCCAGACATAGATTTAAACAACTGCACTAATATCCAATATTACTATCCTCAAGGGAAGAAATCCTACATGGTTAATGGTGTTCCTACATCTGGCTGGTTCTCCGTGGACTACGACAAAAATGAATTAGCACAGGTTATCG TAACACAAGCAATTTATTCTCGAACAAGCGCATTTGACTCCAGTGAATCTCCCATACTCTCTGTTGATGATGTGAAGACACAAATTAAGCCTGGTGCTCTTTGGTTGAATATACAG CATGATATTTTCTATAGGCAGCATAATTTGAGCATGAGAAACTATGTACTTTCTGTATCAAAGCGTGTCATTGTGAACTATCTGTCCTCCCCAGAGTTGGCTTTCCTTAGTGGCATAGCACCAAGATTTAGGAACACGAAGACAAAGCTCATTTTTCGGTTTCTCGGCAAGGACACTACAGATCCATCTACGAACCAAACATATGGTTTGCTGTTGAATAATCTCACATTTATTAAGACGTTTGCTTCAGGAATTCTTGTTCCAAAGAATTACATTTGGCCAACTAAATCTGACAATTATCTGCTGCCCTACACATCTATTGTCACCGATGCTCAAAAAGCTGGGCTGGAGGTTTATGCAGCGGATTTTGCAAATGATTACCCTTTTAGCTACAACTATAGCTATGATCCACTGGCTGAGTGTCTCTCTTTTATTGATAATGGTTTCTTCTCAGTTGATGGGGTAGTGACGGACTTTCCTGTAACTCCATCGGTGGCAATAG GTTGTTTTTCTCAGTTAAACAAAAGCAGCATTGATCATG GAAAACCATTAATCATCTCACACAATGGAGCCAGTGGAGATTATGCGGACTGTACTGATCTGGCTTATCAGAAAGCAGTTGATGATGGTGCAGATGTTATTGATTGTCCTGTTCAAGTTACACGAGATGGATTTCTCATATGCATGAGTTCTATCGACCTTATAGAAGACACTACAGTCACAAACTCACCCTTTAGATCCCAAATTTCTGTTGTACCTCAAATTAAGAAAACTGCTGGCATATTCACCTTCAATCTCACATTGGATGAAATTCAGAAAAATCTGAAGC CAACAATTTCACAGCCAGAGTCACTGTATGGTTTGGTGCGGAACCCACTATATAAAAATAGTGGAAGCTTTATGCGATTATCTGATTTTTTATTGTTTGCAAAAGGCAAGCCTCTGTCCGGAGTCTTGATTAGTGTAGAG AATGCAGCATTTATGGCGGAGCAATTAGGATTTAGTGTAGTGGATTCTGTCATTTCTGCCGTAAATGATGCAGGTTACAACAAGACTGCTTTAGAAGTTATGATTCAATCCACAGACAGCTCTGTTCTGGTGAAGTTCAAGCAGCTAACGAAATACAAGCTTGTCTACAAAATTGAACAGCACATCCGTGACGCTGTTGCTTCATCAGTAGAGGATATCAAAACGTTTGCTAATGCTGTGGCCCTTGACAAAGAATCCATTTATCCTGCAACTCGTCTGTTCACTACAGGCGAAACGGATCTGGTCTCCAAGTTTCATGATGCTGGTATTGATGTGTATGTCTATGTGTTTCAGAATGAGTTTGTATCCCAACCATGGGACTTCTTCTCAGATGCAACTGTCGAGATCAATGCACATGTTCTTGGAGCTGGAGTGGATGGGATCATTACAGACTTCCCAGAGACAGCTCGTCGTTACAAAA GGAACTCATGTAGAAATTTGGGAAACAGCATGCCAAACTATATGCAAGCTGTTCCAGCCGGTGGGCTGATATCGCTAATGACCTCAGACTCATTGCCACCCGCCCTAGCTCCGATACCACCCCTGGATGTCTCCGATGTAGTAGAGCCTCCCTTGCCACCTGCTACGCCGAAGGCTGTGGCCCCTGCTTCCGGGGGAACTGCATCACCTTCTGCGAAGCCTTCAAGCGGGCAGCGATCCCCTGCTTCAATTTTAGTTCCACTGATGATGATATGTGGATTTCTCCTGCTTGTCTGA